Below is a window of Geomonas oryzisoli DNA.
TGTATTGGAACAGTCCAATCTACCAAGAGAGGCCGACAACATGGGAAGAAAACGTAAAGGCGGGGAAAAGGACGAGGTAGTTATCCGTGCAAACGGCGAGCTCATCACCCTCTTGAGTAAGGATCCGTCCATCCTGGAAAAGATCTACACCCTGTTGCCCAACCTGGAGAAGATACAGGCAACCCATAATCGGCACCGCAGCATCTACCATGAGTTTTTGGATGGCGCCCGCGACAAGGAAGGGGAACTGGAGACGGCCCGTTATGAATCCATCTCCCAAATGAGGATGATCCGCGGCATAGCGAACCTTGTCGGCAAACATGACCCGACCATTCCAGAAAAGCTGGGCATGGCAGCAACGCCGTCGGCATCCAAACGCACGCCCTCGCCCCCAATAACACCAATGAACTTGAAGGTGGTGTACCACAAGAACGAAGTTGTGGCGAGAGCAAGTGGCGTTAAAGGTGTAAAGAGCTACGAGATGTCTGTCTGCGAAAGCGATCCGCTTGTCGAGAGCAACTGGAGGCACCTGACCACTTCGACCCATGCGAAAAGGATAGTGTTGAGCGGCCTGACGCCTGGAAAGATGTATTATTTCCGGATCAGGGCACTCACTACACAGGGTGAAGGGCCTTGGTCGAACTTCGTCTGCATAATGGCCATATGAGATGGCTCATGGCTCGACGGCCACCATACCTGATCAGTTTTGAATCCGGATATTGGTGGCCGCTTTTACCTGATTTTCCCCCATTCCTTCTTCTTAACACCAAGTTCTCTACCCTC
It encodes the following:
- a CDS encoding fibronectin type III domain-containing protein, whose translation is MGRKRKGGEKDEVVIRANGELITLLSKDPSILEKIYTLLPNLEKIQATHNRHRSIYHEFLDGARDKEGELETARYESISQMRMIRGIANLVGKHDPTIPEKLGMAATPSASKRTPSPPITPMNLKVVYHKNEVVARASGVKGVKSYEMSVCESDPLVESNWRHLTTSTHAKRIVLSGLTPGKMYYFRIRALTTQGEGPWSNFVCIMAI